A single Aspergillus puulaauensis MK2 DNA, chromosome 7, nearly complete sequence DNA region contains:
- a CDS encoding uncharacterized protein (COG:G;~EggNog:ENOG410PIP0;~InterPro:IPR020846,IPR011701,IPR036259;~PFAM:PF07690,PF00083;~TransMembrane:11 (o87-107i119-137o149-167i179-199o211-233i295-314o320-338i345-365o371-395i407-428o440-462i);~go_function: GO:0022857 - transmembrane transporter activity [Evidence IEA];~go_process: GO:0055085 - transmembrane transport [Evidence IEA]), whose product MSDILEGKPSCEVIENAKLPANVDTFDETANAAVNAALVRKQDMRIVPLCAMMYLLAYLDRSNIGNAKIMNQDQGKDLLSVTATSSYQYSISLAVFLVAYTIFEIPANYFLKLMGPSKWFCVLMVSWGTIASCMSAIENFGGLMATRFMLGVFEAGLAPGLAYYITFWYRANERSIRLAFIYSTATLAGAFGGALAYGISHLNMARGIEGWRWLFIIEGLPSVIGGFIVLAFLPDYPEKTRFLKEEERQLAIARMEFNGSKGSAGNMTWAQARETLCDLRLYGHYIVYFSKSCPFSSLSLFTPSIVSGLGYGSVQAQLMTVPPYAAAFITTLVAAYYSDKTGHRALFTIGLMLVGAAGFIASAALPPDDYIARYICLIICCMGTFATIPILLGWLSANLHSTSAQGLAIALNISFGAPGQITGTWIYQDSEQQSGYPTGHWVNGALLLLGPALTGGLVVLYARRNRRIDRGLSDSPRWAL is encoded by the exons ATGTCGGATATACTCGAAGGAAAACCATCGTGCGAAGTTATTGAAAAT GCCAAACTCCCTGCCAACGTGGACACGTTCGACGAAACGGCCAACGCCGCCGTGAATGCTGCCCTTGTACGCAAGCAGGACATGCGCATTGTCCCCCTTTGCGCAATGATGTATCTCCTCGCCTACCTCGACCGGTCGAACATTGGGAATGCGAAGATCATGAACCAGGACCAGGGCAAGGACCTCCTCAGCGTAACGGCGACATCCTCGTACCAGTATTCCATTTCGCTGgccgtcttcctcgtggCGTACACCATCTTCGAAATCCCCGCCAACTACTTCCTCAAACTCATGGGCCCGTCCAAGTGGTTTTGCGTGCTGATGGTCTCCTGGGGCACAATTGCAAGCTGCATGAGCGCCATCGAAAACTTCGGTGGCTTGATGGCAACCAGGTTCATGCTCGGCGTTTTCGAGGCTGGTCTTGCGCCTGGTCTAGCATACTATATCACCTTCTGGTATCGTGCCAACGAACGCTCCATCCGACTGGCATTCATTTATTCGACCGCCACATTGGCTGGTGCTTTTGGAGGCGCATTGGCATACGGTATCTCGCATCTTAATATGGCCCGTGGTATAGAAGGCTGGCGGTGGC TGTTCATAATCGAAGGTCTCCCCTCCGTAATCGGCGGCTTCATTGTGCTCGCCTTCCTACCAGACTATCCGGAGAAGACCCGGTTCctgaaagaagaggaacgcCAGCTCGCCATAGCCCGTATGGAGTTCAACGGCTCAAAGGGGTCTGCTGGGAACATGACCTGGGCCCAGGCGAGAGAAACACTATGTGATTTGCGCCTCTACGGCCATTATATAGTGTACTTCAGCAAGTCGTGCCCATTCTCCAGTCTGTCACTGTTCACGCCCAGCATTGTAAGCGGCCTGGGATATGGATCTGTCCAGGCCCAGCTGATGACCGTTCCACCTT ATGCCGCTGCCTTCATCACAACGCTAGTGGCAGCGTACTACTCCGACAAAACCGGCCATCGCGCCCTGTTCACAATCGGCCTGATGCTCGTCGGCGCAGCAGGGTTCATTGCGTCCGCGGCCCTCCCACCAGACGACTACATAGCCCGCTACATCTGCCTCATAATCTGCTGCATGGGGACATTTGCCACGATCCCGATTCTGCTCGGCTGGCTATCCGCAAACCTGCATTCGACGTCCGCCCAGGGCCTAGCTATTGCTCTGAACATCAGCTTCGGAGCACCCGGCCAGATCACGGGAACCTGGATATACCAGGATAGCGAGCAGCAGAGCGGGTATCCAACCGGGCACTGGGTGAATGGGgcgctgttgctgcttggGCCGGCGTTGACGGGGGGTTTGGTTGTGCTGTATGCGAGGAGGAATCGGAGGATTGACCGCGGGCTGAGTGACTCGCCCCGGTGGGCTCTTTGA
- a CDS encoding zinc-dependent alcohol dehydrogenase (COG:Q;~EggNog:ENOG410PGFN;~InterPro:IPR013154,IPR013149,IPR002328,IPR036291, IPR011032,IPR020843;~PFAM:PF00107,PF08240,PF13602;~go_function: GO:0008270 - zinc ion binding [Evidence IEA];~go_function: GO:0016491 - oxidoreductase activity [Evidence IEA];~go_process: GO:0055114 - oxidation-reduction process [Evidence IEA]): protein MSSPVEIPKQHKAAVYDKPGSVSTSMKLVQTPQPGFGQVLINLTHSGVCHSDFGVMTNSWRALPFPTQEGQVGGHEGVGVAVKLGPGCETSQVKVGDRVGVKWVSAVCGTCLPCLSGSDGLCLHGRISGYYTPGTFQQYVLGPIDYVTPIPRSVPSELAAPMLCAGVTVYAGLKRSKAQPGDFVVISGAGGGLGHLATQIGSRGMGLRIIGVDHGSKADLVKTSGAEAFVAVTQFPKDDNGAAIAEHVKSLTGGHGAHAVIVCTASNAAYAQAIPMLRFNGSLVCVGIPEGDLVPIETASPAPLVFKQLSIEGSAVGNRRDALEVLEFVARGVVKPHVRTEKLEKLTEVFEEMHRGQLSGRVVVDLA, encoded by the exons ATGTCGTCTCCAGTCGAAATTCCAAAGCAGCACAAGGCTGCCGTCTATGACAAACCTGGATCTGTATCGACCAGTATGAAACTGGTCCAAACGCCGCAGCCGGGATTTGGCCAGGTTCTGATTAATCT GACTCATTCCGGCGTCTGCCACTCGGATTTTGGTGTAATGACAAATTCT TGGAGGGCGCTGCCATTCCCAACCCAGGAGGGGCAGGTCGGGGGCCACGAGGGTGTTGGTGTAGCTGTGAAACTTGGACCTGGATGCGAGACTTCGCAAGTCAAAGTGGGAGACCGCGTTGGGGTCAAATGGGTTTCTGCTGTCTGTGGAACATGCT TGCCTTGTCTTTCCGGGTCCGACGGCCTCTGCCTACATGGAAGGATATCAGGCTATTATACGCCCGGTACCTTCCAGCAGTATGTTCTTGGGCCTATTGATTATGTGACCCCAATTCCAAGGAGTGTTCCCTCCGAGCTGGCGGCACCTATGCTTTGCGCCGGTGTCACGGTATATGCGGGTCTCAAGCGAAGCAAAGCACAGCCCGGTGACTTCGTCGTGATCTCAGGGGCGGGAGGTGGTCTCGGACATCTCGCGACCCAGATCGGAAGTCGTGGCATGGGGCTACGTATAATTGGAGTCGACCATGGTAGCAAGGCCGACCTTGTGAAAACAAGCGGTGCAGAAGCATTTGTGGCCGTGACCCAGTTTCCGAAGGATGATAACGGCGCTGCTATCGCCGAGCATGTCAAATCCCTAACAGGAGGTCATGGTGCCCATGCTGTAATTGTTTGCACAGCATCCAACGCCGCGTACGCGCAGGCAATTCCTATGCTGCGATTTAATGGCTCCCTGGTTTGTGTAGGGATCCCTGAGGGCGATTTAGTGCCCATTGAGACAGCAAGTCCGGCCCCCCTTGTGTTCAAGCAGCTTTCGATCGAGGGATCCGCGGTTGGAAATCGACGCGACGCCCTTGAAGTGCTGGAATTTGTTGCCCGTGGGGTCGTAAAGCCTCATGTTCGAACAGAGAAGCTGGAAAAATTGACGGAGGTTTTTGAGGAAATGCATCGTGGTCAGCTCAGCGGAAGGGTGGTTGTAGACTTGGCTTGA
- a CDS encoding fungal specific transcription factor domain-containing protein (COG:S;~EggNog:ENOG410PNMJ;~InterPro:IPR007219;~PFAM:PF04082;~go_function: GO:0003677 - DNA binding [Evidence IEA];~go_function: GO:0008270 - zinc ion binding [Evidence IEA];~go_process: GO:0006351 - transcription, DNA-templated [Evidence IEA]), translated as MPHYVHPTTSAEHEEMTPAGIQRVTNFPFSERPGRLKISRKSLLSILPDRATVGVFIQIYLDTIEQAYSVLHQPSFESETSKFWDDASAVSDSWLALLFAVLSLGCHAYNATAHGKQQPYPGLDVQLLDASEACLKMTPLMYHPDKSNIQTLYLMVIFKQLDRMSCHQTGACWPLTGLIVRLAMMLGIHADHPGNDALPDGEIQHRKDLWGSIILLEMRQSLVSGMPLLLQVTDFGRIELVSDDPTKRSFYNSIPLLTQVLSTLDLNRNQLEHDKVLEYDLQLRQLLKDPNLALDSPSNSYPARLLFNVFYRRLLLALHTSFAQEPRAWTRYPVSYWSTLDSCLGLLAIQRELCEDTTDKRKNENKESGHLMAWFAGLFREDFFTAAMTLCHHLVKANSPLEPSASTGCFCQQQARDTILKTLVSCSGLWEAEEGLSVCHREASRVMRSVIDYLRVQFSCD; from the coding sequence ATGCCTCATTATGTACACCCAACTACGTCTGCGGAACACGAAGAAATGACACCAGCTGGCATTCAGAGAGTGACCAACTTCCCGTTCTCAGAGAGACCAGGGCGTTTGAAGATATCGCGGAAGTCGCTGCTGTCGATTCTCCCTGACCGTGCTACTGTGGGAGTGTTCATTCAGATTTATCTTGATACCATCGAACAGGCTTATTCAGTCCTCCACCAGCCTTCTTTTGAATCGGAAACGTCGAAATTCTGGGATGACGCCTCCGCCGTGAGTGATAGCTGGCTCGCGCTGCTCTTTGCTGTGCTCTCCCTGGGATGCCACGCATATAACGCAACAGCCCATGGAAAGCAACAACCCTACCCTGGCCTGGATGTGCAGCTGTTAGATGCATCTGAAGCCTGCCTGAAGATGACGCCCTTGATGTATCATCCCGACAAATCCAATATCCAGACTCTCTATCTGATGGTCATATTCAAACAGCTTGACCGTATGTCGTGCCACCAAACCGGTGCCTGCTGGCCACTCACCGGCCTGATTGTCCGTCTTGCAATGATGCTTGGTATACACGCGGACCACCCTGGGAATGATGCCTTGCCAGACGGGGAAATCCAACACCGCAAAGATCTCTGGGGTTCGATTATCCTCCTAGAAATGCGCCAGTCTCTAGTATCAGGAATGCCGCTCCTCCTGCAAGTGACAGACTTCGGTAGAATAGAACTGGTCAGCGACGACCCCACGAAAAGAAGCTTCTATAATTCAATCCCACTACTCACCCAGGTCCTATCTACACTCGACCTCAACAGAAACCAGCTCGAGCACGATAAAGTCCTCGAATACGATCTCCAGCTCAGACAACTGCTCAAAGACCCCAACCTGGCCCTCGATTCCCCATCAAACAGCTACCCAGcccgcctcctcttcaacgTCTTCTACAgacgcctcctcctcgccctccacaCAAGCTTCGCTCAGGAACCACGCGCCTGGACCCGATATCCCGTCTCGTACTGGTCCACGCTAGACAGCTGCCTCGGCCTCCTAGCCATACAGCGTGAGCTGTGCGAGGACACCACTGATAAAAGGAAAAACGAGAACAAGGAATCCGGCCACCTGATGGCCTGGTTCGCAGGGCTGTTTAGAGAGGATTTCTTCACAGCGGCCATGACGCTCTGCCACCACCTTGTCAAGGCGAACTCGCCGCTTGAACCCTCTGCTTCGACGGGCTGTTTTTGCCAGCAACAGGCCAGGGATACGATTCTGAAGACGCTTGTTTCGTGCAGTGGGCTTTGggaagcggaggagggatTGTCGGTGTGCCATCGGGAGGCGTCGAGGGTGATGAGGTCCGTTATTGACTATCTAAGGGTGCAGTTTTCGTGCGACTGA
- a CDS encoding fungal specific transcription factor domain-containing protein (COG:S;~EggNog:ENOG410PV1E;~InterPro:IPR007219;~TransMembrane:3 (i16-32o44-64i296-316o);~go_function: GO:0003677 - DNA binding [Evidence IEA];~go_function: GO:0008270 - zinc ion binding [Evidence IEA];~go_process: GO:0006351 - transcription, DNA-templated [Evidence IEA]) — MVMSIGTVRPFRRGEISLHPFGFFTAALQVIAPRGFCFNRLEDIAHFLLIARFGVYFYIGCSIWEISRICMRICIELNLHRNSPDVAADQDRRAIIFWESYSLDRFASAMLGRPFGIDDQDIEISTPKTTPSLQSSHGTFSHMVELALISSQMHRALHQETHAPQINDGALLHSSRRGAAIYTTLATFHQKLAHWRSTAPIQDCGTGSPPACAFHMPEYFELRYQEERLTLIRAVIEASRRRGPPGSSRLHDGGGPGGGGLFPSGILQSSCLEAAVGVICAYDVLQRRGVIMYSRYYMHVLFSAGILIILVVFLRIDIKGRGPTTRDPGGSNSDGGCRSRTDAGFTTRYSSNVVDLSDWLSQSVAPGSERPQDISLDRALEVLTTVGDLLSWLAEQMPDSALYSRVFDALRQNMERMVHHHHHHHHHQSLRKGQSIPVHVAGAVPNEPTFPLPAQSTADPPGESSNIADFNLNLGLDYSPSVGTEPSLTELLGELFPDIPVDMLGDMGVSVSPGEQAVWPLSEFPFMPPGFMENH, encoded by the exons ATGGTCATGTCAATCGGCACAGTGCGGCCATTCCGCCGCGGCGAAATCTCCCTTCACCCGTTTGGATTCTTTACGGCTGCGCTGCAGGTCATCGCTCCCCGGGGCTTCTGCTTCAACCGCCTCGAGGATATTGCTCACTTCTTGTTGATTGCTCGATTCGGGGTTTATTTCTACATTG GTTGTTCAATCTGGGAAATAAGCAGAATCTGCATGCGCATCTGCATAGAGCTGAACCTCCATCGCAACTCTCCCGATGTCGCGGCAGACCAGGACCGTCGCGCAATTATCTTCTGGGAAAGCTACTCGCTCGACCGATTTGCATCCGCCATGCTTGGCCGTCCGTTCGGCATCGACGACCAAGATATCGAGATCAGCACCCCCAAGACAACgcccagtctccagtcctCCCACGGCACTTTCAGCCATATGGTTGAGCTCGCCCTGATCAGCTCGCAGATGCACCGCGCTCTGCACCAAGAAACCCACGCCCCGCAGATAAATGACGGCGCGCTCCTCCATTCCTCGCGCCGCGGCGCTGCAATCTACACCACCCTTGCCACGTTCCATCAGAAGCTTGCACACTGGCGCTCCACGGCCCCGATCCAAGATTGCGGAACAGGAAGCCCACCAGCTTGTGCTTTTCATATGCCGGAATATTTCGAGCTGCGCTACCAGGAAGAACGCCTTACGCTTATCCGCGCTGTGATAGAGGCGTCCAGACGGCGGGGCCCTCCAGGTTCTTCCAGGCTGCATGACGGAGGAGGCCCAGGCGGAGGCGGATTGTTTCCCTCGGGAATACTCCAGAGCTCCTGTCTGGAGGCTGCGGTGGGGGTGATATGCGCTTATGATGTGCTGCAGCGCCGTGGGGTTATCATGTACTCGCGGTACTACATGCATGTGCTCTTCTCGGCGGGGATCCTGATTATCCTGGTTGTCTTTCTTCGGATTGATATCAAAGGCCGCGGCCCTACCACTCGTGACCCTGGCGGCAGTAATTCTGATGGTGGCTGTCGCAGTCGTACTGATGCCGGCTTTACTACCAGGTATAGCTCGAACGTCGTTGATCTCTCCGACTGGCTATCGCAGTCTGTTGCCCCTGGCTCTGAGCGTCCGCAAGACATCTCGCTTGACCGCGCGCTGGAGGTGCTTACCACAGTCGGGGACTTGCTATCCTGGCTGGCGGAGCAGATGCCGGACAGCGCGTTGTATAGTCGTGTTTTTGACGCTTTGAGACAGAACATGGAGCGGATGgtgcaccaccaccaccaccaccaccaccaccaatcgCTGCGAAAGGGCCAGTCCATACCTGTACATGTAGCTGGAGCTGTACCTAACGAGCCCACATTTCCTCTGCCGGCGCAATCAACAGCAGACCCGCCTGGAGAAAGCAGCAACATAGCCGATTTCAATCTGAACCTCGGTCTTGATTACTCGCCCTCGGTGGGGACGGAACCGAGCCTGACGGAGCTCCTGGGAGAGCTATTCCCAGACATCCCGGTTGATATGCTGGGAGATATGGGAGTGAGCGTTAGCCCTGGAGAACAGGCCGTGTGGCCTCTTTCAGAATTTCCTTTCATGCCACCGGGGTTTATGGAGAATCATTGA
- a CDS encoding uncharacterized protein (COG:E;~EggNog:ENOG410PMEF;~InterPro:IPR006140,IPR036291,IPR006139,IPR029753, IPR029752;~PFAM:PF00389,PF02826;~go_function: GO:0016616 - oxidoreductase activity, acting on the CH-OH group of donors, NAD or NADP as acceptor [Evidence IEA];~go_function: GO:0051287 - NAD binding [Evidence IEA];~go_process: GO:0055114 - oxidation-reduction process [Evidence IEA]) has translation MTVPKPTLYILSEFHPSSVKHAQSLFNCILPSSPQATHWRAHATAILIKDYHITEPDLAAAPQLRIIGKQGVGLDKVDTDACIRYNVRICNTPGVNASAVAEMTLALALTVARQIPSLTHRQIAAGEAIRKETVQGALLTKKTVGVIGMGHIGERVARMFHGAFQSGVVAYDPYFGLEQGIEEEENNGQRKGKDSRKWEGIPYKRVHHLSELLQSSDIVTVHVPLTHSTRGLISRPELQSMKRSAILLNTARGGIVDEDDLVAALEEGLIWGAGVDCHVQEPPTRERYGRLWSHPRVVGTPHVAAATEETQIATTNAAIDAVYSYMTSSG, from the coding sequence ATGACTGTGCCAAAACCCACCCTCTACATCCTCAGCGAATTCCACCCATCATCCGTCAAACACGCCCAGTCCCTCTTCAACTGCATCCTCCCATCCTCCCCCCAAGCCACCCACTGGCGCGCCCACGCCACCGCAATCCTCATAAAGGACTACCACATTACAGAACccgacctcgccgccgccccgCAGCTGCGCATAATCGGCAAGCAAGGCGTGGGCCTCGACAAGGTCGACACAGACGCATGCATCCGCTACAATGTGCGGATCTGCAATACCCCCGGCGTGAACGCATCCGCCGTGGCGGAGATGACCCTCGCGCTGGCCCTCACCGTGGCGCGCCAGATCCCAAGCCTCACACACCGCCAGATCGCGGCCGGCGAGGCGATCCGCAAGGAGACGGTCCAGGGCGCGCTtctgacgaagaagacggtaGGGGTGATTGGGATGGGACATATCGGGGAGAGAGTTGCGCGCATGTTCCACGGCGCGTTCCAGTCGGGTGTCGTAGCGTACGATCCGTACTTTGGTCTGGAACAGGGAatagaggaggaggaaaacaACGGACAACGCAAAGGCAAAGACAGCAGGAAATGGGAAGGGATCCCGTACAAACGGGTGCACCATCTCAGCGAGCTCCTCCAGTCGTCCGACATCGTCACCGTGCACGTCCCACTGACGCACAGCACGCGCGGGCTGATCTCGCGGCCCGAGCTGCAGAGTATGAAGCGCAGTGCTATTCTTCTCAACACGGCGCGGGGCGGgatcgtcgacgaggacgaccttGTCGCCGCGCTTGAGGAAGGGTTAATCTGGGGCGCCGGCGTCGACTGCCATGTCCAAGAGCCGCCGACGCGCGAGCGCTATGGGCGGCTCTGGAGCCATCCGCGCGTTGTAGGGACGCCGCATGTGGCTGCTGCGACGGAGGAGACGCAGATTGCGACTACCAATGCTGCGATTGATGCGGTGTATTCTTATATGACTTCTAGTGGCTAG
- a CDS encoding MFS transporter (COG:G;~EggNog:ENOG410Q5CZ;~InterPro:IPR020846,IPR011701,IPR036259;~PFAM:PF07690;~TransMembrane:12 (i74-102o114-135i142-160o172-192i204-223o229-251i304-322o342-371i391-411o417-436i448-470o482-505i);~go_function: GO:0022857 - transmembrane transporter activity [Evidence IEA];~go_process: GO:0055085 - transmembrane transport [Evidence IEA]) has protein sequence MTARTIDRTDPLDQPLSRKDHVLAEYQKHTTAHATTVAKGFYDGEDLSGLDPDLITLDSEAGENPQKWTLKRKWATTAFTAIFCFIPPFASTIFAPALLLVMADLDISDATIGALQVSIFLFSFGIGPLFLAPLGELYGRTIIVHTGNIVFVAFSIGSGFAQTVAQLSVCRLLAGLGGSAGTSIFGGILADIWDIKGRVKASGLITTGIIIGPVLGPVCGGWMSERASWRWTCWIPAMAAAVAGAVALIWMRESHAPTILQRKVRKVRQSEPGRDFYTVFDLDLNPSSKTPKAGQVLSKAIRPVLYLVLDPVLCLLSIYYAFVFGELYLLVTTFSEIFSLGYGHSAGIVGIDLLAQGIGSIIGLFVTMKLLEYVYKRQMRSEKGYNPESRLVSAFPGALILTAGLFIYGFTALRVHFIVPLLGLLIFSLGAMNIFLAIQLYIVDCFEYAASAIAALGFLRFMFAGAFPLFGSRLFDALGVDWGVGLLAFLSLGLGGPFLPLIYIFGQRLRRVGKENLAKAGGF, from the exons ATGACAGCAAGGACTATTGACCGGACAGACCCCCTTGATCAGCCTCTCTCGAGGAAAGATCATGTTTTGGCAGAATATCAGAAGCACACGACGGCCCATGCTACCACCGTTGCAAAGGGCTTCTACGATGGAGAGGATCTAAGTGGCCTGGATCCAG ACCTCATCACGCTGGACTCCGAGGCAGGTGAAAACCCTCAA AAATGGACATTGAAGCGCAAGTGGGCAACTACTGCCTTCACAGCAATCTTCTGTTTCATACCTCCATTTGCCA GTACAATCTTCGCTCCCGCACTCCTACTTGTCATGGCCGACCTTGACATCTCTGATGCTACCATCGGAGCCCTCCAGGTTTCCATATTCTTGTTTTCCTTTGGCATTGGCCCTCTCTTCCTTGCGCCATTGGGTGAGCTTTACGGACGGACCATCATCGTTCATACTGGAAATATCGTCTTTGTTGCGTTTTCGATCGGCAGTGGCTTTGCACAGACG GTCGCCCAACTATCAGTTTGTCGTCTCCTGGCTGGCCTCGGCGGTTCTGCAGGCACGAGCATTTTTGGTGGAATTCTGGCTGATATCTGGGACATCAAAGGACGGGTAAAAGCGTCAGGCCTAATTACTACTGGAAT AATCATCGGGCCCGTTCTTGGTCCCGTCTGCGGCGGTTGGATGTCTGAGCGAGCTTCATGGCGCTGGACTTGTTGGATTCCG GCTATGGCTGCAGCAGTTGCAGGGGCTGTAGCTTTGATATGGATGCGCGAATCCCACGCACCTACCATTCTGCAGCGGAAGGTTCGCAAAGTTCGTCAATCCGAGCCGGGTAGAGATTTCTATACCGTCTTCGACCTTGATCTCAATCCATCGAGTAAGACACCAAAAGCTGGTCAGGTGCTGTCAAAGGCTATCCGGCCTG TTTTATATCTCGTCCTCGACCCGGTTCTTTGCCTCTTGTCGATATATTATGCGTTCGTCTTTGGAGAACTGTACCTCCTCGTCACAACG TTCTCAGAAATCTTCTCCCTTGGCTACGGCCACAGTGCAGGCATCGTCGGcatcgacctcctcgcccaggGAATTGGAAGTATCATTGGATTATTTGTAACCATGAAACTACTAGAGTATGTTTATAAACGCCAGATGCGGTCTGAGAAGGGATATAATCCGGAATCTAG ATTGGTATCTGCGTTCCCAGGAGCTTTGATCCTGACTGCAGGTCTATTCATCTATGGTTTCACCGCGCTACGTGTGCACTTCATAGTG CCGCTGCTCGGTTTGTTGATCTTCTCGCTAGGGGCAATGAATATATTT CTGGCAATCCAACTCTACATCGTCGACTGCTTCGAGTACGCCGCTTCCGCCATTGCGGCCT TGGGCTTCCTCCGCTTCATGTTCGCTGGTG CATTCCCCCTCTTCGGCTCGCGCCTTTTCGATGCGCTGGGGGTTGACTGGGGCGTTGGACTCCTtgcttttctctctttgGGACTTGGAGGGCCGTTTCTGCCGCTT ATTTATATATTCGGACAGCGGTTGAGGCGGGTGGGAAAGGAGAATCTTGCAAAGGCTGGTGGTTTTTAG